Proteins from one Mercurialis annua linkage group LG7, ddMerAnnu1.2, whole genome shotgun sequence genomic window:
- the LOC126657306 gene encoding uncharacterized protein LOC126657306, translated as MASSSNSGSLSEMYSRITLAEEEDGGLEILEEEEGMVDKSFDWCLVGRVLTDTYINFSVFKQIMAGIWKPVHKVCIEMVAEHLFVFKFFHELDMRRVIEDGPWTFEKNLIITKRLSIGEIPGEIVLWFADFLVHVLDVLAGYATEKVGENVGNYLGKFVKCDLTPIRGSGMNSFRIRVSLDVRRPLQRRMKLRRGGGKWSWLNFQYERLPMFCFCCGIIGHWEKFCAKYFENPIPKEFLPYDSCLRVNLKKMVNTGDRWLQPSSQARVSSDEEGDEVEALNGKISENLKISYHNRNLNLNMEDTRKVGGEGKSNPLNNGDLNYSGYGKDKGESKSSEEAELTLDSKRKRLELGFSEDREANGSDFQHDLMIIDPYNNSPVGPGIQAR; from the coding sequence ATGGTGGATAAGAGCTTCGATTGGTGCTTAGTGGGGCGAGTGTTGACAGATACTTACATCAATTTTAGTGTGTTCAAGCAGATTATGGCAGGTATCTGGAAACCGGTCCACAAAGTTTGCATTGAGATGGTGGCGGAACATTTGTTTGTGTTTAAGTTCTTTCATGAACTGGACATGCGAAGAGTGATTGAAGATGGTCCTTGGACATTCGAAAAGAATCTTATTATTACTAAACGATTATCCATCGGGGAGATTCCGGGGGAGATTGTTCTATGGTTTGCAGATTTTTTGGTCCATGTGTTGGACGTTCTGGCAGGGTATGCAACGGAGAAGGTAGGAGAGAATGTTGGGAATTACTTGGGTAAATTCGTTAAGTGCGATTTAACACCGATTAGAGGATCAGGGATGAATTCATTTCGCATCAGAGTAAGCCTGGATGTTCGTCGTCCCCTTCAGAGAAGAATGAAACTGAGACGAGGAGGAGGAAAATGGAGTTGGTTGAACTTTCAGTATGAAAGGTTACCAATGTTCTGTTTTTGTTGTGGTATAATAGGGCATTGGGAGAAGTTTTGTGCTAAGTATTTTGAGAATCCGATCCCCAAAGAATTTCTGCCATATGATTCCTGTCTAAGGGTTAACTTGAAAAAGATGGTGAACACTGGGGATAGATGGTTACAGCCGTCTAGCCAAGCTAGGGTTTCCAGCGACGAAGAAGGTGATGAGGTGGAAGCCCTAAATGGAAAGATCAGCGAGAATCTCAAAATTTCCTATCATAATaggaatttgaatttgaatatggAGGATACAAGGAAGGTGGGTGGAGAGGGCAAATCAAATCCCTTGAATAATGGAGATTTGAATTATTCTGGTTATGGTAAAGATAAAGGGGAGAGTAAGTCTAGTGAAGAGGCTGAATTGACGCTAGATTCAAAAAGGAAGAGATTGGAGTTGGGTTTCAGTGAAGATAGGGAGGCTAATGGGTCAGATTTTCAACATGATCTTATGATTATCGATCCATATAATAATAGTCCGGTGGGCCCTGGTATCCAGGCCCGCTAA
- the LOC126656493 gene encoding pentatricopeptide repeat-containing protein At1g60770: MAMPQLFGRTKNVAKRSKKYVEEALYYRLFKEGSSEVRVKEQLNQFLKSSKRVYKWEVGDTLKKLRDRGLYYPAVKLSDSMSKRGMNKTVSDQAIHLDLVAKARGIPAAESYFIDLPESSKNHLTYGALFNCYCNELMTEEAEALIEKMKELNLGLTSMSYNSLMTLYTKIGQPEKVPGIIQEIKSNSIMPDSYTYNIWMRALAAVNDIYGVERVIDEMKRDGRVAPDWTTYSNLASIYVDAQLFEKAEKALKELEEINAHRDHSAFQFLITLYGRIGNLPEVYRIWRSLRLAFPKTSNISYLNMIQVLVNLKDLSGAEKCLKEWESKCSTYDIRIANVLIGAYAKDGLLEKAEALKQKACGGRGAKPNAKTWEIFSDYHFKNGDIKLATDCLAKAISKGRGNGQKWIPSPEVVASFMEHFEQQKDVDGAEGFIEILKNATDDIGANVFESLIRTYAAAGRTSQVMRRRLKMENVEVSEASQKLLEVICVE; the protein is encoded by the exons ATGGCGATGCCGCAACTGTTTGGGCGCACAAAGAATGTGGCAAAGAGGTCAAAGAAGTATGTAGAAGAAGCACTCTACTATAGGCTATTCAAAGAAGGAAGCAGTGAAGTTAGGGTTAAAGAGCAATTGAATCAGTTCTTAAAGAGCTCAAAGCGTGTTTACAAATGGGAAGTTGGTGATACTCTTAAAAAGCTCCGCGATCGCGGGCTTTATTACCCGGCTGTTAAG CTGTCGGACTCTATGTCTAAGAGAGGAATGAATAAGACAGTCAGTGATCAAGCTATCCATCTTGATCTAGTTGCTAAAGCCAGAGGTATTCCTGCTGCGGAAAGCTACTTTATAGATCTTCCTGAATCATCTAAGAACCATCTAACGTATGGAGCGCTTTTCAATTGTTATTGCAATGAACTGATGACTGAAGAGGCTGAAGCTCTCATAGAGAAGATGAAAGAGCTTAACCTTGGTTTAACCTCCATGTCTTACAATAGTTTAATGACTCTATACACAAAAATAGGTCAGCCCGAAAAGGTTCCAGGAATTATACAAGAAATAAAGTCCAACAGTATCATGCCAGATTCTTATACATACAATATCTGGATGAGGGCTTTAGCAGCCGTCAATGATATTTATGGCGTCGAAAGAGTAATTGATGAGATGAAGAGGGATGGTAGAGTTGCTCCTGATTGGACAACATATAGCAATTTAGCCTCTATTTATGTTGATGCACAATTGTTTGAGAAGGCAGAAAAGGCGCTGAAAGAATTGGAGGAAATAAATGCTCATCGAGATCATTCTGCTTTCCAATTCCTAATTACTCTGTATGGTCGGATAGGGAACTTGCCTGAGGTCTATCGCATATGGCGTTCTTTGAGACTGGCATTTCCTAAAACTTCAAATATAAGCTATCTGAATATGATCCAAGTGCTGGTTAATTTGAAAGATTTATCTGGTGCAGAGAAATGTCTTAAAGAATGGGAATCCAAATGCTCAACTTATGATATTAGGATTGCAAATGTTCTCATTGGAGCTTATGCGAAAGACGGTTTGCTAGAAAAGGCAGAAGCGCTCAAGCAAAAGGCATGCGGTGGGAGAGGAGCTAAGCCTAATGCTAAAACCTGGGAAATATTTTCagattatcattttaaaaatggAGATATCAAGTTAGCTACTGATTGTTTAGCCAAAGCGATATCTAAGGGTAGAGGGAATGGTCAGAAGTGGATTCCATCACCTGAGGTAGTGGCATCTTTCATGGAACATTTTGAGCAACAAAAAGATGTTGATGGAGCAGAAGGTTTTATTGAGATCTTGAAAAACGCTACAGATGATATAGGGGCAAATGTGTTCGAGTCACTGATAAGAACTTATGCAGCTGCTGGAAGGACAAGCCAAGTGATGCGTCGCCGGCTGAAAATGGAGAATGTAGAGGTGAGCGAGGCTAGTCAGAAGCTGCTTGAAGTTATATGTGTGGAGTGA
- the LOC130014865 gene encoding uncharacterized protein LOC130014865, with protein sequence MGTTIPDSLHIGLLMHIKQRDATIYYICSGFVQTNSKIAIGAAISPTSAYAGGQFDISLLVWKDPKHGNWWLEFGNGILVGYWPSFLFTHLRDHASMVQFGGETVNSRASGFHTSTQMGSGHFAREGFGKASYFRNLQVVDWDNNLIPLSNLRVLADHPNCYDIQGGINRVWVPP encoded by the exons ATGGGGACAACTATCCCAGATTCTTTACATATTGGACT acTGATGCATATCAAGCAACGGGATGCTACAATTTACTATATATGCTCAGGATTTGTCCAAACTAACAGTAAAATTGCAATTGGAGCTGCCATCTCTCCAACTTCTGCTTATGCTGGTGGTCAATTTGATATCAGCTTATTGGTCTGGAAG GATCCAAAGCATGGAAATTGGTGGCTAGAATTTGGAAATGGGATATTAGTAGGTTATTGGCCATCATTTTTGTTCACTCACTTAAGGGATCATGCAAGTATGGTCCAATTTGGTGGAGAAACTGTAAATTCAAGGGCTTCAGGATTCCACACTTCTACTCAAATGGGCAGTGGTCATTTTGCCAGAGAAGGCTTTGGAAAAGCTTCATATTTCAGAAATTTACAAGTTGTTGATTGGGATAATAATTTAATCCCCTTATCTAATTTAAGGGTATTGGCTGATCATCCTAATTGCTATGATATTCAAGGAGGAATTAATCGAGTTTGGG TGCCTCCTTAG
- the LOC126656316 gene encoding uncharacterized protein LOC126656316, with the protein MASSSCSWWCSEISISFSFSPIISCFVCFLLLLFSLISPVYSASENITGRLKNQTFRPDQELHKLKIIKEHLKKLNKPPVKTIQSSDGDVIDCVLSHQQPAFDHIKLKGQKPLEAPERPKGHNPTGMVSENFQLWSFSGETCPEGTVPIRRTKEEDMLRASSVRRFGRKLRRHVRRDTNSNGHEHAVGYVSGDQYYGAKASINVWAPRVSNQYEFSLSQLWVISGSFGDDLNTIEAGWQVSPELYGDNYPRFFTYWTTDAYQATGCYNLLCSGFVQTNSKIAIGAAISPTSAYAGGQFDISLLVWKDPKHGNWWLEFGNGILVGYWPSFLFTHLRDHASMVQFGGETVNSRASGFHTSTQMGSGHFAREGFGKASYFRNLQVVDWDNNLIPLSNLRVLADHPNCYDIQGGINRVWGNYFYYGGPGRNVKCP; encoded by the exons ATggcttcttcttcttgttcttggtGGTGTAGTGAGATCTCAATCTCATTCTCATTCTCACCAATCAtttcttgttttgtttgttttcttcttcttcttttttctttaatttctcCGGTTTATTCGGCGTCGGAAAATATTACGGGTCGTCTGAAAAATCAAACTTTCCGACCTGATCAAGAGTTACACAAGCTAAAGATCATTAAAGAACATCTCAAGAAACTCAACAAACCTCCTGTCAAGACAATTCAG AGTTCTGATGGAGATGTTATAGACTGTGTTTTATCTCATCAGCAGCCAGCTTTTgatcatataaaattaaaaggccAAAAACCATTG GAGGCGCCGGAAAGACCAAAAGGGCATAATCCGACAGGAATGGTGTCGGAAAATTTTCAGTTATGGAGTTTTTCAGGGGAGACATGTCCTGAAGGGACCGTTCCGATCAGAAGAACAAAAGAAGAAGACATGTTAAGAGCTAGTTCTGTTCGGAGATTTGGACGGAAATTAAGAAGACATGTTCGAAGAGATACTAATAGTAATGGCCATGAG CATGCAGTTGGATATGTGAGTGGAGATCAATATTATGGTGCCAAAGCAAGTATAAATGTGTGGGCACCCAGAGTTTCCAATCAATATGAATTCAGCTTATCTCAATTGTGGGTCATTTCTGGTTCATTTGGTGATGATCTTAATACCATTGAAGCTGGTTGGCAG GTTAGCCCAGAACTATATGGGGACAACTATCCCAGATTCTTTACATATTGGACT acTGATGCATATCAAGCAACGGGATGCTACAATTTACTATGCTCAGGATTTGTCCAAACTAACAGTAAAATTGCAATTGGAGCTGCCATCTCTCCAACTTCTGCTTATGCTGGTGGTCAATTTGATATCAGCTTATTGGTCTGGAAG GATCCAAAGCATGGAAATTGGTGGCTAGAATTTGGAAATGGGATATTAGTAGGTTATTGGCCTTCATTTTTGTTCACTCACTTAAGGGATCATGCAAGTATGGTCCAATTTGGTGGAGAAACTGTAAATTCAAGGGCTTCAGGATTCCACACTTCGACTCAAATGGGCAGTGGTCATTTTGCAAGAGAAGGCTTTGGAAAAGCTTCATATTTCAGAAATTTACAAGTTGTTGATTGGGATAATAATTTAATTCCCTTATCTAATTTAAGGGTATTGGCTGATCATCCTAATTGCTACGATATTCAAGGAGGAATTAATCGAGTTTGGGGTAATTATTTTTACTATGGGGGTCCAGGAAGAAATGTTAAATGTCCCTAA